In Camelina sativa cultivar DH55 chromosome 13, Cs, whole genome shotgun sequence, the genomic window CCAAGAACTGTCTCACTTTGTCCTCAGCGATGTCTACACTCGAATCAAGAACCTCACGGATCAGTGGAGCGGCTATATGCACTAGCATCTCACCTCTCTCAGCGGAAAACGCTTCTTTCCCTGAAACCAACTCAAGAACTACAACaccaaaaccatatatatccaTCTTCTTTGAAGCAATCCCGGTTTTTAAGTAGTGAGGATCAGTATAACCTGGTGATCCAACCATTCTCACTTGTCTGGACCTAGTTGACATCGTAGGAGGCTGAACCATGGAAGAGAATCCGACTTTAGCTGATCCAAAATCGCAAAGCTTACAATCAAAGTTTTTGTCTAGGAGCACATTGGATGATTTGATGTCCCCGTGCACAATCTGCGGAGTACATTCTTCGTGAATGTGTACAATAGCTTGAACTAACTGAAACGCAATGGCGGTACGGTTCCTCCATGGCAAGACTTGCTTGCTGCTGCTATGTAACTTCTCTTGTAGATTCCCTTGAGGAAGATACTCAAGAAGAAGCGCACCAGTTTCCTCTGAGATACAAAGACGAAGACCATCAGTTCATAAGCAAATATGTCAAACCCACTTGCTAAAACATATAAAGATCAAGACTTTGATACTAAGAGAGATCTAAAGCACCAAACTTTGTAGAGTCAAGGCATTACTCTATGAGATTTTAGAAGCAGTACCTGAATCGTCGAAATAGCCGAGAAGCTTGACAATGTTAGGATGTTGAAGACGGAGCAAGATATCAAGCTCGAGTCTAAAGACCTGGTAAAGACGGTGGCTACTAACGTGAACCTTGAGAGCCGCTTTGTCAGAGCCAGAGAAGCGAGCCATGTAGATACTGCTATAGCCACCAGAACCAATCAATCTAGAGAAATTAGAAGTGAGGGTTTCCACATCATCCCAGCTGCTGTAACAGGTCACACCAGATCCTTTGCTTGTGGGTTTTTCGGTGGTCGTCGTGGTTACATCAAAGCGAATACAGTTCAAGAAACAAGCCattaaaaacagagcaaaacagagcaaaacagagtaaaacagagaaagatcGAGTCTTTATTTTGCTTTAAGGGTTTAGATTAGTAGAAGAAGATGGGTTTAGTTAAGGGTTTTGTAAATTGTAACTACagacagaagaagaacaaggggATCTAAGAAAGTTATGGATCTGGAGACAATGAGATTGTTGGAATttgtaaagaaagaagaaggaaaaggtGTGGACTTTGGGATTGGGAGGGAGGCAGAGTTTGACCGATTAAAATTAATAAGTCTGCCATTTTCGATGTTGAATGAAACCTTCCTCTGAAGTAGCTAACCTCTCTGACGTTCTAACTACTACTCTTCTTCCAACTTTTGTTTCATTACTTTTTGGGGTTAAGCAAAACATTtaacacatttttcttttcctttttggacATTCGTTATTAGAATGTTTGAAAATAGTTAAATATTTAAGGACAAATGcatttgcccaaaaaaaatccaaaaaaaaaaaaaaaggacaaaaatttAACGATTAGGTCTTGCCTTTCAAATATAACTTCTATTAACTATTGTACACTTTTACTTTGAAATCTCCATACTAATACAAGGGAAGTTCATTAACAtgtttttatcatttatcaaaaaTTAGATCAAATTGcaattacaaataaaagttttaatttaccATATTACAtcattttttaaactaatcaaattaaacaaaattagatgtatacctaacttaccatattaatttattacaaatCCTTATATTTTACCTCTcattttttcttgattctattttgtgaaacaaaaaaaatcatcacatCGTCCATATAATAAAAAGTGATTTTCCCCGCACaccatttgaattttttttaaatgagtaTAAATTGTTCAAGCTATGAAAAAATAGTATTGCGCTAAAAATTCAACATTCAATATGAATTAAAGAGGAGTGGTAGTTTAAATTCAGTTATAAAAAACAAGTTAATAGATACATGATAATTTTTGAAGAGTACGAATATTTATCAAcatcaaaatatgaatatttatatttggttttatCCACTCTTTTAAATGGAAGCataattatataagataaacatttaaatattttaacttgacgatattttttttaaaagaatatgaTAAAGATTTACgtcatcaaaaattt contains:
- the LOC104737040 gene encoding probable receptor-like protein kinase At4g10390, encoding MACFLNCIRFDVTTTTTEKPTSKGSGVTCYSSWDDVETLTSNFSRLIGSGGYSSIYMARFSGSDKAALKVHVSSHRLYQVFRLELDILLRLQHPNIVKLLGYFDDSEETGALLLEYLPQGNLQEKLHSSSKQVLPWRNRTAIAFQLVQAIVHIHEECTPQIVHGDIKSSNVLLDKNFDCKLCDFGSAKVGFSSMVQPPTMSTRSRQVRMVGSPGYTDPHYLKTGIASKKMDIYGFGVVVLELVSGKEAFSAERGEMLVHIAAPLIREVLDSSVDIAEDKVRQFLDPRLSRDSVDIDELKTMLSVAALCIGSPPSLRPSAAQVAETLVQKIPSLSFLGCGKGV